In the genome of Bremerella sp. P1, the window GCGAATGCGGATATCGTTGAACGATGCCAGGCGATGGCGATCCTCTTGCGGGTAGCGCACCATGATTTTGACTTCGTGGCGACCCCGTTGCACTCGCATCACTTCCTGGCCGTAGAATGCCGCCCGAACGGTCTCGGCCAGATCGGCGGTTCGCACGCCTAAAGCCTGGGCGTCTGGCTTGATGCGGAAGCGATATTCCCATTTGCCTGGGATGGAGTCGTCGGCGATATCAATCAGCCCCGAGTAGGTCTCCATGTGGGCTTTGGTCTTCTCAATCGCTTCCTCGAGCTGATCCATGTGATCGCTATCGGCCAGCAGGCGAAACTCGATTGGGGTCGCACCTGGCCCCATCGCTTGCGAGGCAATCGTTAGGGACTCGGCACCAGGGACAGCGCCAAGTTCTTCTCGCCAGGCGGCAACGATGTCCATGCTGCTGATTTCACGCTGCTCGGTATCTTGCAGCTCAATCTCGACGCTCCCGACATGACTGCCGCTGGCCTCGTTCGCATTCGCTCCCGGAGGACCACCATTGGAGACTTGCGATCCCACGGTGCGGAAAGAAACTTGCCCCAGGCTCTCGCCTTCCGGCGAAAGTCGTTCGTTGACCACCCAGAAGGCATCTTCAATGCGTTTGGTCCATTGCTGTGTGACGCGTTCCGGTGTTCCATCAGGGAAGGTCACCTGGGCTTGGACCGTGTTGCCGTCGAGTTTCGGAAAGAACTCGATCGGGGTCAGCCCGGAGCGGACGATGGCAAACGTCACCAGGATCGCCGCCACACCACCTCCGCACACGATGATTCGATTGTGCAGGGCCCAGTACAAACAGGGTTGATAGACGTTCCGAATGAACCATTCCAGAATCTTTGTGGTGGTATCGCTGGCCCAATGAACGATCGGCAATAGCCAGGCAAAGATAAACAGCGCCCAGCCCAGGAACTTCATGAAGCCGTCGTTCTTGTGGGCCAAGTGGCACGGCAGGATCGTGAGACACTCGAAGAGCGATGCGATCAAAATGGCGATAATCGCCATTGGCATCACCGCCATGAATTTGCCCATCACGCCACTGACGAACAGCAGCGGCATGAAGGCCATGACGGTCGTCGCGGTCGACGAAGAAACGGAACTCATCACTTCCGACGTGCCATCGACGGCCGAGTCCATGAAGGACTTGCCCATGAGCCTGTGTGCGTAGATGTTTTCTCCCACGACAATCGCATCGTCCACCACGATGCCCAAGGCCATCAGAAAACCGAACATGGAAATCATGTTCATCGTTTCCCCGGCGGCAAACAGGTAAATCCCCGCCGCGAATAGGGAGAACGGAATGCCCATCGAAACCCAGATGGCCAGTTCGAGATCCAGGAACAAGATCAAAAGCACGAAGACGATGATCAACCCGTAGATCGCGTTTTCGATCAGCAGGTTCAAGCGTCCGCGGACTTCGACCGACTGGTCGCTCCAGGTCAGCATTTCGTAGCCGCTGGGCAGCTGTTTCTCGGCCACATAGTTCTTGACCGCGTCGACCATTTTCAGCAGGTCTTCATCTGAGGCCCGCGAAATGGTCATCGCCATCGCTGGCTTGCCTTGGATGTAGGCTCGAGACGTGGTGTCGGCCAGTTCGTCACGTACGGTCCCCAAATCGGAAATCGTAAGAACAGCGCCATCCAATTGGGTAATCAAAGGAAGCTTCGCAATGTCGTCCCCGGTGGTGCGGCGATTGTTGCCCCGCAGCAAGACTTCCTGCGACTCACCGCGAATTGTGCCCGCAGGTAATTCACGGTTTTCCCGGCGAATGATCTCGGCCACGTTGTTGAGCGTTAGCCCGTGCGATCGGAGCGTCGATTCGTCGATTTCGACATCAATCTGGTAATCTCGATTGTTGATGAAGTCGACCTGAGAGACGCCGTCCAGCTGAAGCAGTTCGTCACGAACTTTCTCAGCGACCGCACGCAATTGCAGCTGGGCTTCTTCGGAATCAAACTCGGGGCCGATCACCCCGACAC includes:
- a CDS encoding efflux RND transporter permease subunit, coding for MKSIVRWAISNTPAMNILMVAAVLVGFVSLSRMHRETFPDFDLDMILVQVPYPGAAPQEVEEGICQKIEEAVRSLDGIKKVTSVAAEGAGSVVIELHSSVLNPDRVLDEVRSEIDRIPSFPEEAEDAEVRRVTTRRPAIRVGVIGPEFDSEEAQLQLRAVAEKVRDELLQLDGVSQVDFINNRDYQIDVEIDESTLRSHGLTLNNVAEIIRRENRELPAGTIRGESQEVLLRGNNRRTTGDDIAKLPLITQLDGAVLTISDLGTVRDELADTTSRAYIQGKPAMAMTISRASDEDLLKMVDAVKNYVAEKQLPSGYEMLTWSDQSVEVRGRLNLLIENAIYGLIIVFVLLILFLDLELAIWVSMGIPFSLFAAGIYLFAAGETMNMISMFGFLMALGIVVDDAIVVGENIYAHRLMGKSFMDSAVDGTSEVMSSVSSSTATTVMAFMPLLFVSGVMGKFMAVMPMAIIAILIASLFECLTILPCHLAHKNDGFMKFLGWALFIFAWLLPIVHWASDTTTKILEWFIRNVYQPCLYWALHNRIIVCGGGVAAILVTFAIVRSGLTPIEFFPKLDGNTVQAQVTFPDGTPERVTQQWTKRIEDAFWVVNERLSPEGESLGQVSFRTVGSQVSNGGPPGANANEASGSHVGSVEIELQDTEQREISSMDIVAAWREELGAVPGAESLTIASQAMGPGATPIEFRLLADSDHMDQLEEAIEKTKAHMETYSGLIDIADDSIPGKWEYRFRIKPDAQALGVRTADLAETVRAAFYGQEVMRVQRGRHEVKIMVRYPQEDRHRLASFNDIRIRMNDGIERPITELAEVDIVRGYSEINRVKQKRSIKITADIDPEHGNEVEIVAGIKADFIPKLLKEYPGIHVSWEGQNEQRSESMGSLFNGFIVALVAMFMLLAFEFKSYFQPLLILAIIPFGAIGAVAGHAIMGIPLTFFSMFGLVALTGIVVNDSIVLVDFINQRVHAGMPLKEALLEAGTRRFRPVLLTTITTVGGLSPLLTETSLQAQLLIPMATSIAFGEIFATVLVLFLVPVGYSIKVSFIEFFAPGTILSEERDYHEPDAQPAHAFTSPGKLEESSVGTSH